A portion of the Flavobacterium limnophilum genome contains these proteins:
- a CDS encoding ABC transporter ATP-binding protein, with protein MITIQNLTFRYKKQEALFTDLSFQQENGSIVGLLGKNGAGKSTLLQLISGLLRPQMGELDINGFKPFDRLPDFLADIYMVSEEFSFPSITIGVYIKATAPLYPKFDYVKMGDILREFELDPKKNLNGLSHGQRKKFLIAFALSTNCSLLILDEPTNGLDIPSKSLFRKILVSSVSEEQLVLISTHQVKDIETIIDKIVVLDQGKIVYNETVLDISQQWQFKTVASLSGIKKPIYQEKCLGGHRIIVPADSIEETEIDIELLFNAIIHKVTLKSEIHAV; from the coding sequence ATGATAACCATTCAAAACTTAACTTTTCGGTACAAAAAGCAGGAGGCTTTGTTTACCGATTTATCTTTTCAACAGGAAAATGGAAGCATTGTAGGCTTGCTTGGCAAAAATGGCGCAGGAAAATCCACCTTGCTTCAATTGATTTCGGGTTTGTTGCGACCACAAATGGGCGAATTAGACATTAATGGTTTTAAACCCTTTGATCGATTGCCCGATTTTTTGGCAGACATTTATATGGTTTCCGAAGAGTTTTCGTTTCCTTCAATAACCATTGGGGTTTACATCAAGGCGACTGCTCCTTTGTATCCAAAATTCGATTACGTAAAAATGGGCGATATTTTGCGGGAATTTGAATTGGATCCTAAAAAAAATCTGAATGGACTTTCACACGGACAGCGCAAAAAGTTTCTAATCGCTTTTGCCTTGTCCACCAATTGCAGTTTGTTGATTCTGGACGAACCAACGAATGGTTTGGATATTCCTTCCAAAAGTTTGTTCCGAAAAATATTGGTCAGTTCCGTTTCCGAGGAGCAATTGGTGCTTATTTCGACCCATCAAGTAAAAGACATTGAAACTATAATTGACAAAATTGTTGTACTCGACCAAGGGAAAATCGTTTATAATGAAACTGTTTTGGACATCAGCCAGCAATGGCAATTCAAGACGGTGGCCAGTTTATCGGGAATAAAAAAACCAATTTATCAAGAAAAATGTCTGGGCGGACATCGAATAATAGTACCAGCTGACTCAATTGAAGAAACCGAAATAGATATTGAACTGCTCTTTAACGCCATCATCCATAAAGTAACCCTAAAATCCGAAATCCATGCCGTTTAA
- a CDS encoding GntR family transcriptional regulator: MDFKSTKGIYLQIVDNLCRQILEGQLQTGDRVASVRDLAAEFEVNHNTVMRAYTNLQESGIFDNKRGIGFFVSEKALELIQANEKDNFFSQDLPDFLLKVKLLQLNSTDLTELLSVIKNNDNENQ; this comes from the coding sequence ATGGATTTTAAATCAACCAAAGGGATTTATCTGCAAATAGTGGATAATCTCTGCCGGCAAATTTTGGAAGGACAATTGCAGACCGGCGATAGGGTAGCATCGGTGCGGGATTTGGCTGCCGAATTTGAGGTGAATCACAACACGGTGATGCGCGCCTATACCAATTTGCAGGAATCCGGCATTTTTGACAACAAGCGGGGCATCGGCTTTTTTGTCTCCGAAAAAGCATTGGAGCTGATTCAGGCAAATGAAAAAGACAATTTTTTCAGTCAGGATTTGCCCGATTTTCTACTTAAAGTAAAATTGCTCCAACTCAACAGCACCGATTTAACCGAATTATTATCCGTAATAAAAAATAACGACAATGAAAACCAGTAA
- a CDS encoding TlpA family protein disulfide reductase, producing the protein MKKIFFSLVVLLFTITTFSQKTIDKPDYGLSNLPGSLTKIELTESATIIHFYIKYPTGQWISVPKESFIQDVNGGEKYFATKTEGIPLGGKYTMPESGEVNYKIYFPKLNAAVNKVDFGEANEGGSWAVYDIVINGQKEQSLMPKELHGNWFQADGSNQWDYGFYANQAVADKAIWKYKTVEKKKNNYTIVLERNGNQKTIYAQIDKKGAVKLGADKTKLATYGTEKVENPNYRLANDEVYSEMVFKSDSATYSGYIKGYTVRAGTKTGTIYVNNVYTGNQDSYLVKIADDGSFLVKFPINHPQSVFVRLAGTNALVFVEPGKETFQVIDRDASLFMGDCARINTDLRTFEKITSYEEYRNLTNTISETSPEVHKKACLEMKDKQMQALSAMAEKYFISQKALQIKKLDIEFMAYQQMLSYEMYRESAKMSKSQPENKTAQDYKLEASYYDFITPSILNNQLGVISSNYSFFINYLMYAKILRPDAVSYSYNLTSETAEKLQKLGVALSDEELKMVEASSRSEKISIKQIEFYVANQGKIQKFKQNHKEAYNILQKDKPKIEVTVAELAASLSAQGVSLTAEEMELVADFKLTQLTKEEIAVQKQFYDTYGESLKAFNEKYKENIQDIEAEKEFKKLNTKLNTVFGIKESFVFDVMTLQQKSGYLERNFTPYTDNQLKSIQGKIKHPFLSNYIVVENNRTKAKIEANKTKSGFAINTVKKTEGDELFDSMTAKFKGKVIYVDFWATWCGPCMQGIKEIASLKEEMKNENVVFLYITNPSSPEKTWNNSIPNIKGEHYRVTQDEWNYLSDKFKISGIPHYVLVNKKGEVVNPKLGHNSNEALKKILAEQMK; encoded by the coding sequence ATGAAAAAAATCTTCTTTTCGCTTGTCGTACTATTATTTACGATCACTACATTTTCACAGAAAACAATAGACAAACCAGACTATGGTTTGAGTAATCTTCCCGGGAGTTTGACTAAAATTGAACTGACAGAATCGGCAACTATAATTCATTTTTATATTAAATACCCAACTGGACAATGGATTTCTGTTCCCAAGGAATCTTTTATACAAGATGTAAATGGCGGGGAAAAGTATTTTGCAACAAAAACCGAAGGTATTCCTTTGGGCGGAAAATATACAATGCCCGAAAGTGGAGAAGTCAACTATAAAATTTATTTTCCTAAACTAAATGCTGCTGTAAACAAAGTAGATTTTGGTGAAGCCAATGAAGGCGGTAGTTGGGCGGTTTATGATATTGTAATTAATGGACAAAAGGAACAATCACTGATGCCTAAAGAACTGCATGGCAATTGGTTTCAAGCCGATGGAAGCAATCAATGGGATTATGGATTTTATGCCAATCAGGCAGTTGCCGATAAAGCCATTTGGAAATACAAAACAGTCGAAAAGAAGAAAAATAATTACACAATAGTTCTCGAACGAAACGGAAACCAAAAAACTATCTATGCTCAAATAGATAAAAAAGGAGCGGTAAAGTTAGGAGCGGATAAAACAAAATTAGCAACTTATGGCACGGAAAAAGTTGAAAATCCAAACTATAGATTAGCTAATGACGAAGTGTATTCTGAAATGGTTTTCAAGTCAGATTCTGCCACTTATTCGGGGTATATAAAAGGGTACACTGTTAGAGCAGGTACAAAAACAGGAACCATATATGTAAATAATGTTTATACAGGAAATCAGGATTCTTATTTGGTTAAAATTGCCGATGATGGCAGTTTTTTGGTGAAGTTTCCAATAAACCATCCTCAATCTGTATTTGTGCGTTTGGCGGGAACCAATGCTTTAGTTTTTGTTGAGCCCGGAAAAGAAACCTTTCAAGTTATAGATAGGGATGCCTCTTTGTTTATGGGCGATTGTGCCAGAATAAATACAGATCTTAGAACTTTTGAAAAAATCACTTCTTACGAAGAATATAGAAACCTAACAAATACAATTTCAGAAACAAGTCCAGAGGTACATAAAAAAGCTTGTTTGGAAATGAAAGACAAACAGATGCAAGCATTAAGTGCTATGGCTGAAAAATATTTCATAAGCCAAAAAGCATTGCAAATAAAAAAGTTGGATATTGAGTTTATGGCTTATCAACAAATGCTGAGTTATGAAATGTATAGAGAATCAGCTAAAATGAGCAAATCTCAACCGGAAAATAAAACAGCACAAGATTATAAATTAGAGGCGTCGTATTATGATTTTATTACTCCATCAATTTTGAATAATCAATTGGGAGTGATTTCCAGTAACTATAGTTTTTTTATTAACTATTTGATGTATGCGAAAATTTTGAGACCGGATGCCGTTAGCTATTCTTATAATTTGACTTCTGAAACAGCTGAAAAGCTCCAGAAATTAGGTGTTGCACTATCTGATGAAGAATTGAAAATGGTTGAAGCCAGTAGTAGATCTGAAAAAATCAGTATTAAGCAGATCGAATTTTATGTGGCAAATCAGGGTAAAATTCAAAAGTTCAAGCAAAATCATAAAGAGGCTTACAACATATTACAAAAAGATAAGCCAAAGATTGAAGTGACAGTTGCCGAATTAGCCGCTTCATTAAGTGCTCAAGGAGTGTCTCTTACAGCGGAAGAAATGGAATTAGTTGCTGATTTTAAATTAACTCAATTAACCAAAGAGGAAATCGCTGTCCAAAAACAATTTTACGATACCTATGGCGAAAGTTTAAAGGCATTCAATGAAAAGTACAAAGAAAATATTCAAGATATTGAAGCTGAAAAAGAATTTAAAAAGTTGAATACTAAACTAAATACTGTATTTGGCATTAAAGAATCATTTGTTTTTGATGTAATGACATTGCAACAAAAATCAGGATATTTAGAAAGAAATTTCACTCCTTATACTGACAATCAACTAAAATCAATTCAAGGAAAAATCAAGCATCCTTTTTTATCCAATTATATTGTTGTCGAAAACAATAGGACTAAAGCCAAAATTGAAGCCAATAAAACAAAATCAGGTTTTGCAATTAATACAGTCAAAAAAACAGAAGGAGACGAACTCTTTGATTCTATGACAGCCAAGTTTAAGGGAAAAGTGATTTATGTCGATTTTTGGGCAACTTGGTGTGGGCCTTGTATGCAAGGAATTAAAGAAATTGCCTCTTTAAAAGAAGAAATGAAAAATGAAAATGTTGTCTTTTTGTATATTACAAATCCATCTTCACCCGAAAAAACTTGGAATAACAGCATTCCAAATATAAAAGGAGAGCATTATAGAGTTACTCAAGACGAATGGAATTATTTATCAGACAAGTTTAAAATTTCTGGAATTCCACATTATGTTTTGGTGAACAAAAAAGGAGAAGTCGTGAATCCAAAACTAGGACATAATTCAAACGAAGCCTTGAAAAAAATTCTAGCAGAGCAAATGAAATAA